The following proteins are encoded in a genomic region of Dyadobacter sp. UC 10:
- a CDS encoding ribosome maturation factor RimP yields the protein MTIKENLEVLLAPLLQDGDCYLVDIITKPSKVSQKITILVDSDEGITIQQCTSISRRLAKQLEELDLITEAYTLEVSSPGLDQPLVLPRQYKKNVGRNLKITLKTGEVISGTLTDADEQQISIQMPLPKKKSKVPVDESLLLRKISLEEVSKAIVEISFK from the coding sequence ATGACAATAAAGGAAAATTTAGAAGTGTTATTGGCCCCTCTGCTACAAGACGGTGATTGCTATTTGGTTGACATTATTACCAAGCCTTCCAAGGTGAGTCAGAAAATAACAATTCTGGTAGATAGCGACGAAGGAATTACAATTCAGCAATGCACTTCCATCAGTCGCAGGCTGGCCAAACAGCTTGAAGAACTGGATCTGATTACAGAGGCATACACACTTGAAGTTTCTTCACCGGGTCTGGATCAGCCGCTGGTTTTGCCGCGCCAATACAAAAAGAATGTGGGACGGAATCTGAAAATTACCCTGAAAACCGGGGAAGTGATCAGTGGCACGCTGACTGATGCAGACGAGCAGCAGATCAGTATACAAATGCCTCTCCCGAAAAAAAAATCGAAAGTACCTGTTGACGAAAGCCTTTTACTACGGAAAATTTCGCTCGAAGAGGTGTCAAAGGCAATAGTTGAAATATCATTTAAATGA
- the nusA gene encoding transcription termination factor NusA: protein MDSGILIESFAEFANSKNIDRPTMISVLEEVFRTMIRKKYGTDDNFDVIINPESGDLEMWRTREIVDDNSEDIWDYNKIPLAEARKIQGDFEVGEEVAEEVKLIEFGRRLVQTARQTLIQKIKDMEKEIMFEKYKDQVGEMITGEVYQTLRHEVIIVDPEGNELSLPRNEQISKDRFRKGESVKSVIHKVEMNNGSPKITLSRTSPVFLERLFEVEIPEIYDGIISVRRVVREPGERAKVAVESYDDRIDPVGACVGMKGSRIHSIVRELGNENIDVINYTDNLELLISRALSPAKVSSMQIDRDAKRVSVFLKPDQVSLAIGKGGQNIKLAGKLVGMEIDVFRDVEEQNDEDVDLTEFSDEIDEWIISELHKIGLDTAKSVLALNRDELVRRTDLEEATVEEVLEILRKEFE, encoded by the coding sequence ATGGATAGCGGAATATTAATTGAATCATTCGCGGAGTTTGCAAACTCTAAAAACATTGATCGGCCAACCATGATCAGCGTTTTAGAAGAGGTATTTCGTACCATGATTCGTAAGAAATATGGTACGGACGACAATTTTGATGTAATTATTAACCCTGAAAGCGGCGACCTTGAAATGTGGCGCACCAGGGAGATCGTTGACGACAACTCAGAGGATATCTGGGACTATAATAAGATTCCTCTTGCCGAGGCGCGCAAAATCCAGGGTGATTTTGAAGTAGGTGAAGAAGTGGCCGAAGAAGTGAAACTCATCGAATTCGGCCGCAGGCTTGTGCAAACTGCGCGTCAGACGCTGATCCAGAAAATCAAGGACATGGAAAAGGAAATCATGTTCGAAAAATACAAGGATCAGGTTGGGGAAATGATTACCGGAGAAGTTTATCAGACATTGCGTCATGAAGTAATCATCGTTGATCCGGAAGGAAACGAACTTTCTCTTCCGCGTAACGAGCAGATTTCCAAAGACCGGTTCCGCAAAGGCGAGTCTGTTAAGTCCGTCATCCACAAAGTGGAAATGAACAATGGATCACCAAAGATTACCTTGTCGAGAACGTCCCCTGTTTTTTTAGAAAGGCTCTTTGAAGTAGAGATTCCGGAGATCTATGACGGGATTATATCGGTAAGACGAGTTGTACGTGAACCAGGTGAGCGCGCGAAAGTGGCCGTTGAGTCTTATGATGACAGAATTGATCCGGTGGGTGCATGCGTTGGTATGAAAGGGTCTCGGATCCACTCGATCGTTCGTGAACTTGGAAATGAGAATATTGACGTAATCAACTATACAGACAATCTGGAACTGCTCATCAGCAGAGCGCTGAGCCCTGCCAAAGTAAGTTCCATGCAGATCGATCGCGATGCGAAGAGGGTTTCGGTATTTTTGAAACCTGACCAGGTATCGCTGGCAATCGGGAAAGGAGGGCAGAATATCAAACTTGCCGGTAAGCTGGTTGGAATGGAAATTGATGTGTTCCGAGATGTCGAAGAGCAAAATGACGAAGACGTTGACTTGACCGAATTCTCTGACGAGATCGACGAATGGATTATCAGTGAACTGCATAAGATAGGTTTAGATACCGCTAAAAGCGTATTGGCCCTCAACCGCGATGAATTGGTAAGAAGGACCGACCTGGAAGAAGCAACAGTCGAAGAAGTACTGGAAATACTTCGGAAAGAATTTGAATAA
- the infB gene encoding translation initiation factor IF-2, with product MAEDKMMRLSQVARILNVGITTIVDHLSAKGYKVESNPNTKINSDQIEFLAKDFKSDDLRSSLSYKPAPVEAPVEIKEDKVKSDVDGILYFRNAQKPEEKQAVEEEKPAAPQPAIENRLPGIKVVGKIDLDQKRPVQPQPAAPVEETKPASAPEPVAAPAAKEPEVAAPAAKAVEKPEPVAPKPEVEKIAEAPAVPVEAPKAPEPVAVEPKPAAEPQPEAEKPAIAAEAAATSPVEAEKPAITQAETADAEPAGSDLIEARGEQLRGLRVVGKIELPSDKAKKKDPVASSDSAADKKRRRKRKRIRDGSVAPGENKPATTTTDATSTTARTPGASATGNRQNAPASGTTPAQPGTQQANARTGPGNRAGSTNNRRGGGRREEVSDKEVSDNIKATMARMGGGNTRNMARGKGARRRDRADQNDPNGLGEEETKVLRVTEFVSANDLASLMDVTVQEVISVCMSMGMFVSINQRLDAEAITFIADEFGFEVAFISAEEEVQNDVVEEVDTEESLIERAPIVTVMGHVDHGKTSLLDYIRQENVASGEAGGITQHIGAYSVKTKTGKQVTFLDTPGHEAFTAMRARGAKVTDVVIIVIAADDSIMPQTREAINHAQVAGAPIVFAFSKIDKAGANTEKIREELANMNILVEEWGGKYQTQEISSKSGLGIDLLLEKVLLEAELLELKANPDRRAIGTVVEASLDKGRGYVTTILVETGTLKVGDVVLAGAHFGKVKAMTDYLGKKLKTAGPSTPVQLLGLNGAPQAGDRFNVFENERDARDIATKREQIQREQSIRTRKHITLEEIGRRKAIGSFRELNLIVKGDVDGSVEALSDSLLQLSTNEVQVNIIHKAVGQISESDVNLAIAADAIIVGFQVRPSSNAKKMAEQDQIEIRHYSVIYNAIEEIKDAMTGMLAPTIEEIITGNIEIREVFKISRIGTIAGCYVTDGYVKRNNKIRVVRDGIVLYTGEIDSLKRYKDDVQEVRNGYECGLSIKNYNDIEVGDIIESFELREVKRTL from the coding sequence ATGGCAGAAGATAAAATGATGCGCCTTAGCCAAGTGGCACGGATCCTGAACGTGGGAATTACTACGATCGTGGATCATCTGTCTGCCAAGGGGTATAAGGTGGAAAGTAATCCAAATACCAAAATTAATTCTGATCAAATCGAGTTTTTGGCCAAGGATTTTAAGTCTGATGACCTTCGGTCTTCATTGTCTTATAAACCTGCCCCGGTAGAAGCTCCTGTTGAAATAAAAGAGGATAAGGTCAAAAGTGATGTTGACGGGATTCTGTATTTCCGTAATGCCCAGAAGCCTGAGGAAAAACAAGCAGTAGAAGAGGAGAAACCAGCTGCACCTCAGCCTGCTATTGAAAACAGGTTGCCAGGCATCAAGGTTGTCGGCAAGATCGATCTGGATCAAAAACGCCCTGTCCAGCCACAACCGGCAGCTCCTGTGGAAGAAACCAAGCCAGCTTCTGCACCTGAACCTGTTGCTGCTCCCGCTGCTAAAGAGCCGGAAGTAGCAGCCCCTGCTGCGAAAGCGGTTGAAAAACCCGAACCGGTTGCTCCAAAACCAGAGGTTGAGAAAATTGCAGAAGCACCTGCTGTTCCTGTGGAAGCTCCAAAAGCTCCCGAGCCAGTGGCTGTTGAACCAAAACCGGCAGCGGAACCTCAGCCAGAAGCGGAGAAACCTGCTATTGCCGCAGAAGCCGCTGCAACAAGCCCGGTTGAAGCTGAAAAGCCCGCAATTACACAAGCTGAAACCGCCGACGCTGAGCCAGCAGGTTCCGACCTCATCGAGGCCCGTGGCGAACAGCTACGAGGACTTCGCGTTGTCGGTAAAATCGAGCTGCCCTCTGACAAGGCTAAAAAGAAAGACCCTGTTGCGTCCAGCGACTCAGCAGCCGATAAAAAACGCAGAAGGAAGCGTAAGCGTATCCGTGACGGATCGGTAGCGCCCGGTGAGAACAAGCCGGCAACTACTACAACAGATGCTACGTCGACAACTGCAAGAACACCAGGCGCTTCTGCAACTGGAAACAGACAGAATGCACCGGCATCAGGCACTACGCCCGCACAGCCAGGTACACAGCAGGCCAACGCCCGTACAGGCCCAGGAAATCGTGCTGGCAGCACCAATAACCGTAGAGGAGGAGGACGACGTGAAGAAGTTTCTGACAAAGAAGTTTCTGATAATATCAAAGCAACCATGGCCCGGATGGGCGGTGGAAACACCAGGAATATGGCGCGTGGCAAAGGTGCCCGGCGTCGTGACCGCGCAGATCAGAACGATCCAAACGGCCTTGGTGAAGAGGAAACAAAAGTATTGCGCGTCACAGAATTCGTATCAGCGAATGACCTGGCTTCACTAATGGATGTTACCGTTCAAGAGGTAATTTCAGTATGTATGAGCATGGGTATGTTCGTTTCAATCAACCAGCGCCTTGATGCAGAAGCAATTACTTTCATCGCCGACGAATTTGGTTTTGAGGTAGCGTTTATTTCTGCCGAAGAAGAAGTCCAAAACGACGTTGTTGAAGAAGTTGATACAGAAGAAAGCCTGATAGAAAGAGCGCCGATTGTGACAGTAATGGGTCACGTCGACCACGGTAAAACATCCCTGCTCGACTATATCCGCCAGGAAAACGTGGCAAGTGGCGAAGCGGGTGGAATTACGCAGCACATTGGAGCTTACAGTGTTAAAACCAAAACCGGTAAGCAGGTCACTTTCCTGGATACCCCTGGTCACGAAGCATTTACGGCGATGCGTGCACGTGGAGCAAAAGTTACTGACGTTGTAATCATCGTGATTGCAGCAGACGATAGCATCATGCCACAAACACGCGAGGCGATTAATCACGCCCAGGTTGCCGGAGCCCCTATTGTTTTTGCATTCAGTAAAATAGATAAGGCGGGAGCTAATACCGAAAAAATTCGGGAAGAGCTTGCCAATATGAATATCCTGGTGGAAGAATGGGGTGGTAAATACCAAACCCAGGAAATTTCTTCCAAATCTGGTCTTGGTATTGATCTTCTTTTGGAAAAAGTGCTTCTGGAAGCAGAATTGCTAGAACTGAAAGCCAATCCGGATCGCCGTGCAATAGGTACTGTAGTAGAAGCATCCCTGGATAAGGGACGCGGATATGTGACAACAATCCTTGTTGAAACGGGTACATTAAAGGTTGGGGACGTTGTTCTGGCCGGGGCGCATTTCGGTAAAGTGAAAGCGATGACCGACTATCTTGGTAAGAAGCTAAAAACTGCCGGACCATCCACACCAGTTCAGTTACTTGGTTTAAATGGCGCGCCACAGGCGGGTGACCGTTTCAATGTTTTCGAAAACGAGCGCGATGCGCGTGATATCGCCACCAAACGTGAGCAGATTCAAAGGGAGCAGTCGATCCGTACCCGCAAACACATCACCCTGGAAGAAATTGGTCGCCGGAAAGCGATTGGTAGTTTCCGTGAGCTGAATTTGATTGTTAAAGGTGACGTTGATGGATCGGTTGAAGCGCTTTCCGACTCATTGCTGCAACTTTCGACTAACGAGGTTCAGGTAAATATAATCCACAAGGCCGTTGGTCAGATATCCGAATCGGATGTTAACCTGGCCATTGCAGCCGACGCGATTATTGTAGGCTTCCAGGTGCGTCCGTCTTCGAATGCCAAGAAAATGGCAGAACAGGACCAGATCGAAATCCGTCACTACTCAGTTATTTACAATGCAATTGAGGAAATCAAGGACGCGATGACAGGTATGCTTGCGCCTACAATCGAAGAGATCATTACAGGTAATATCGAGATCCGTGAGGTATTCAAAATCAGCCGCATAGGAACGATTGCAGGATGTTACGTAACAGATGGTTATGTGAAACGCAACAACAAGATCCGTGTCGTTAGAGATGGTATCGTACTTTATACCGGAGAAATCGACTCACTGAAACGTTACAAAGATGATGTTCAGGAGGTTAGAAACGGTTATGAATGTGGTCTGAGCATCAAAAATTACAATGATATCGAAGTAGGTGATATCATCGAAAGCTTCGAGCTTCGCGAAGTGAAAAGAACGCTTTGA
- a CDS encoding DUF1501 domain-containing protein: MSAHHDEPFRLHTPDLADLNQKLDRRAFFQRTASGLGALALGSLMGNSAEASPMSEEKLESIRRQVAPKAKRVVYLFMAGGPSQFETFDYKPKLANMLGKGLPDSVRGGQRLTGMSANQANLPIAPSLYKFDQYGKSRAWVSELLPYTAQVVDELCMVKSLFTEQINHDPAITFFQTGHQLPGRPSIGSWVSYGLGSENQNLPAFIVLVSKNASKDQPLYARLWGNGFLPSEHQGVQFRSGKDPVLFLNNPEGYDGTDRGKMLEYLTQLNQVQNESWGDPEVNARISQYEMAFRMQTSVPEVMDTAGEPDEVFELYGSDSRDKGSYAANCLLARKLLEKDVRFVQLYHQGWDHHGSLPKGMVKQCKQVDQATAGLIVDLKRRGMLEDTLVIWGGEFGRTVYSQGKLSAADYGRDHHPRCFTMWMAGAGVKPGFSYGQTDDFSYNIIKDPVHVHDVQATLLHLLGADHEQLVYKYQGRRFRLTDVHGRVVNEILS; the protein is encoded by the coding sequence ATGAGCGCACATCATGATGAACCATTCCGCCTGCATACCCCTGACCTGGCGGATTTGAACCAAAAGCTCGACAGGCGGGCGTTTTTCCAGCGTACTGCTTCGGGCCTGGGCGCACTTGCGCTTGGTAGCCTGATGGGGAATTCGGCAGAGGCATCACCTATGAGTGAAGAGAAGCTGGAATCGATCCGGCGGCAGGTTGCACCTAAGGCCAAACGCGTGGTTTACCTGTTTATGGCGGGCGGCCCGTCGCAGTTCGAAACCTTTGATTACAAGCCCAAGCTTGCCAATATGCTGGGAAAAGGATTGCCGGATTCTGTCAGAGGCGGCCAGCGGCTTACAGGAATGAGCGCCAATCAGGCGAACCTGCCGATTGCGCCTTCGCTTTATAAGTTTGATCAATATGGTAAATCCCGCGCCTGGGTGAGCGAGCTGTTACCTTATACGGCGCAGGTGGTCGACGAGCTTTGCATGGTGAAATCACTTTTCACCGAACAGATCAACCACGATCCGGCTATTACCTTTTTTCAAACCGGGCACCAGCTTCCGGGCAGACCTTCGATCGGCTCGTGGGTGAGCTATGGGCTGGGCTCGGAAAACCAGAATTTGCCTGCATTTATTGTTTTAGTTTCCAAAAATGCATCCAAGGACCAGCCGCTCTATGCGCGGTTGTGGGGTAATGGATTTCTGCCATCCGAACACCAGGGCGTTCAGTTTCGCTCTGGCAAAGACCCGGTATTGTTTTTAAATAACCCCGAAGGTTACGACGGCACCGACCGGGGGAAAATGCTGGAATATCTTACGCAGCTTAACCAGGTGCAGAATGAAAGCTGGGGTGACCCGGAAGTCAATGCGCGCATTTCTCAGTATGAAATGGCTTTTCGGATGCAGACCTCGGTACCGGAGGTAATGGACACTGCCGGTGAACCCGATGAGGTGTTTGAACTGTACGGATCTGACAGTCGTGACAAAGGAAGCTATGCGGCAAATTGTTTGCTGGCCAGGAAATTACTGGAAAAGGATGTGCGGTTCGTGCAGCTATACCACCAGGGTTGGGATCATCACGGATCGCTGCCGAAAGGAATGGTCAAGCAATGCAAGCAGGTTGACCAGGCCACGGCCGGGCTGATCGTGGATCTGAAACGCCGCGGTATGCTGGAAGACACGCTTGTGATCTGGGGCGGAGAGTTTGGCCGGACGGTTTATTCGCAGGGGAAACTATCAGCTGCGGATTACGGTCGTGACCATCATCCGCGATGCTTTACGATGTGGATGGCCGGGGCGGGGGTAAAGCCGGGTTTCAGTTATGGACAGACCGATGATTTTAGTTATAACATCATTAAAGACCCCGTGCATGTACATGACGTACAGGCGACCTTGCTTCATTTGCTTGGTGCGGACCATGAACAGCTGGTGTACAAATACCAGGGGCGGCGATTCCGGCTTACGGACGTTCACGGAAGAGTGGTCAATGAAATTTTAAGCTGA
- a CDS encoding DUF1553 domain-containing protein, whose translation MIKYLMFLLAGLPLWLSESPGGKDVKVPADVAAEMAKLPAQLDYNRHVKPVLSDKCFACHGPDKAKQKAGLRLDMSKNAFGQLPESPGKVAIKPGDWAKSEMVHRILSDDAEYRMPTPQSHLTLDAREKAVLLKWIKDGAEYKPHWAFVKPQKAAVPAPKSATEWAINPIDNFILAGLEREGLRPAAEADKELLLRRLSLDITGLPPTIEQLDAFVADKNPDAYEKQVDRLLASPHYGERMAADWLDAARFADSHGYSTDRMRDMSPYRDWVIRSFNQNMPYSDFIHQQLAGDLMKGPGNSAPTRDMLIATAFNRLHQQNGEGGIVEEEFQTEYVMDRANTVGDAFMAISFGCARCHDHKYDPVSHQNYYELFSFFNNVREAGQIAHNEDLPTPTLMLPDEKQEKLMQFMRSAITEKEAKIAGTNTSAGFEQWLAAGNYQKLVSETIPKEGLQGFYDFEDSLSNAVNKQQKGAMKRDAGDKDKPVFEKTARGQVLLLNGDSYADLKDVGLFRRSEPFSIGMWAWFPKDFKEGVIFHKSNAERLYNFKGYHLLMKNNVLEISMAHTAPSNAITRHSRLPVPREKWVHLTMTYDGSSTAQGFRLYQDGAEAPMETVIDQLYKDIIFYQKNEPALQIGGWWRGLGFKGGKVDDIAVYNRNLTPYEARILAGKAAWENMAGKTANALTASEKESLKAYYQQVADPALQTERQELRRLRMAYDDSTKNVAEIMVMQEMPKPKKSFLLERGQYDMPAQEVFPNTPAAILPFPDSLPKNRLGLAKWLTNKENPLTARVAVNRFWQNFFGVGLVKTAEDFGNQGALPSNPELLDWLAIKFQQDYNWDVKQLIKLMVMSRTYRQDSHTSPELLEKDPDNQLLARGPSGRLTAEMIRDNALAASGLLNPKIGGKSIKPYQPEGLWEINSMTYKADTTDAVYRRSVYVVVKRSVPNPTLATFDASSRSSCIVRRQRTNTPLQALVTLNDPTFLEAAKVIGEKMAKEQDAGAAIVQAYRKLTGRTPQPKEIGILENLRKMELDQFTSSPQKAKGWLQSGMYKIDPSLDPAAVAANAVVAITILNSDATLTKR comes from the coding sequence ATGATCAAATATCTGATGTTTTTATTGGCAGGCTTGCCTTTGTGGCTTTCTGAAAGCCCTGGCGGCAAGGATGTTAAAGTGCCTGCGGACGTGGCGGCTGAAATGGCGAAGCTGCCGGCCCAGCTCGACTACAACCGGCATGTAAAACCAGTCCTCTCCGACAAATGCTTTGCGTGCCACGGGCCGGATAAGGCCAAGCAGAAGGCCGGCCTCAGATTGGATATGTCAAAAAACGCTTTCGGGCAGCTACCGGAAAGTCCCGGAAAAGTGGCGATTAAGCCGGGTGACTGGGCAAAAAGCGAAATGGTACACCGGATACTTTCGGACGATGCTGAATATAGAATGCCGACACCGCAATCGCACCTTACGCTCGATGCCCGCGAAAAGGCGGTACTATTGAAATGGATCAAAGACGGCGCGGAATATAAACCGCATTGGGCATTCGTAAAACCGCAAAAAGCAGCAGTACCTGCTCCAAAATCTGCAACTGAATGGGCCATTAACCCTATTGATAATTTCATACTTGCTGGCCTCGAAAGGGAGGGACTCCGCCCGGCAGCGGAGGCGGATAAAGAATTGTTGCTGCGCAGGCTATCGCTGGATATTACCGGCCTGCCTCCGACGATCGAGCAGCTGGATGCATTTGTTGCTGATAAAAATCCCGACGCTTACGAAAAACAGGTAGACAGGCTGTTGGCTTCGCCCCATTACGGGGAGCGGATGGCGGCCGACTGGCTGGATGCAGCCCGCTTTGCGGATTCGCACGGCTATTCGACCGACAGGATGCGGGACATGTCGCCCTACCGCGACTGGGTGATCCGCTCGTTCAACCAGAACATGCCTTACAGCGATTTCATCCACCAGCAGCTTGCCGGTGATTTGATGAAAGGCCCGGGGAATAGCGCTCCCACCAGGGATATGCTGATTGCCACAGCATTTAACAGGCTGCATCAGCAGAATGGAGAAGGTGGAATTGTGGAGGAGGAGTTTCAGACGGAATATGTGATGGACCGCGCCAATACGGTAGGGGATGCCTTTATGGCGATTTCGTTTGGTTGCGCCCGGTGCCATGACCACAAGTATGACCCGGTTTCCCATCAAAATTATTACGAACTGTTCAGCTTTTTCAACAATGTGCGCGAGGCAGGCCAGATCGCCCATAATGAAGACCTGCCTACGCCAACGCTGATGCTCCCCGATGAAAAACAGGAAAAGTTGATGCAGTTCATGCGGTCTGCGATCACGGAGAAAGAAGCAAAAATAGCTGGCACCAATACCTCGGCAGGTTTTGAGCAATGGCTAGCGGCTGGCAATTATCAAAAACTTGTATCTGAAACCATCCCGAAGGAGGGCTTGCAGGGGTTTTATGATTTCGAAGATTCCCTCTCAAATGCTGTTAACAAGCAACAGAAGGGCGCTATGAAACGTGATGCAGGAGACAAAGACAAGCCTGTATTTGAGAAAACCGCACGGGGGCAGGTACTTCTTCTGAATGGCGACAGCTACGCGGATTTAAAGGATGTCGGTCTGTTCCGCAGGTCGGAGCCATTCTCGATCGGCATGTGGGCCTGGTTCCCTAAGGATTTTAAAGAGGGGGTTATTTTTCACAAGAGCAATGCAGAGCGGCTGTACAACTTCAAAGGTTATCATCTGTTGATGAAAAATAATGTACTGGAAATCAGCATGGCGCATACTGCACCTTCCAATGCGATCACCCGCCATAGCCGCCTGCCGGTACCACGCGAAAAATGGGTGCACCTGACGATGACCTACGATGGCTCGTCCACTGCACAAGGTTTCCGGCTCTATCAGGATGGGGCCGAGGCGCCGATGGAAACGGTGATCGATCAGCTTTATAAGGATATTATTTTCTATCAAAAAAATGAACCTGCATTGCAAATAGGGGGGTGGTGGCGCGGACTGGGCTTCAAAGGTGGGAAAGTGGATGATATTGCCGTTTATAACCGCAACCTTACCCCTTATGAAGCGCGCATACTTGCAGGTAAGGCAGCCTGGGAAAATATGGCAGGTAAAACTGCGAACGCTCTGACTGCCAGCGAAAAGGAAAGTTTAAAAGCATATTACCAGCAGGTAGCCGATCCGGCATTGCAAACCGAAAGGCAGGAACTGCGCAGGTTACGAATGGCTTACGACGATTCGACCAAAAATGTCGCGGAGATTATGGTCATGCAGGAAATGCCCAAGCCAAAGAAGTCCTTTCTGCTCGAACGCGGCCAGTACGACATGCCTGCGCAAGAGGTTTTTCCAAACACGCCGGCGGCAATACTGCCATTCCCCGACAGTCTGCCTAAAAACAGGCTCGGACTTGCTAAATGGCTGACAAATAAAGAAAACCCTTTGACCGCCCGGGTAGCAGTGAACCGTTTCTGGCAAAACTTTTTCGGAGTGGGACTGGTAAAAACGGCGGAGGATTTTGGCAACCAGGGTGCATTGCCCAGCAACCCCGAGCTGCTCGACTGGCTTGCGATCAAATTTCAGCAGGATTATAATTGGGATGTAAAACAGTTGATCAAACTGATGGTGATGTCGCGAACTTACCGGCAGGACTCGCACACGAGCCCTGAGCTTTTGGAAAAAGACCCGGATAACCAGCTGCTGGCTCGTGGACCGTCGGGCCGACTGACGGCCGAAATGATCCGTGACAATGCGCTGGCGGCGAGTGGTCTGTTAAACCCCAAAATAGGAGGGAAGAGCATTAAACCCTACCAGCCCGAGGGGTTGTGGGAGATCAACAGCATGACTTACAAGGCAGACACCACCGATGCAGTGTACCGGCGAAGCGTATATGTGGTTGTGAAGCGCTCGGTACCCAACCCGACACTTGCCACCTTCGACGCTTCGTCCCGCAGCAGCTGCATTGTGAGACGGCAGCGGACGAATACCCCGCTTCAAGCCCTGGTGACGCTCAACGACCCCACTTTCCTGGAAGCAGCCAAGGTAATAGGAGAGAAAATGGCGAAAGAGCAGGATGCCGGAGCGGCAATCGTGCAGGCTTACCGGAAACTGACCGGCAGAACCCCGCAGCCGAAAGAAATCGGGATACTTGAAAACCTCAGAAAAATGGAGCTCGATCAATTTACTTCCAGTCCGCAAAAGGCAAAGGGCTGGCTGCAATCAGGCATGTACAAGATCGATCCGTCCCTTGATCCGGCAGCGGTTGCCGCCAATGCGGTGGTAGCGATTACCATTTTAAACTCAGATGCCACACTGACTAAAAGATAA
- a CDS encoding c-type cytochrome domain-containing protein has product MFNVESIGRLHPLLVHLPIGILLFAAALMVFGRITKSDLGAAVSFAWGAGALMAFFSCGAGWLLAQSGDYDADMVQVHQWTGLLTAALGTVTFFTKKYRWIPAFATVIVLSIAGHYGGNLTHGEGYLFPNGEEASQVEQATKPLEEQVAAVSDSTGKKLVRRTFVYRDQVVPVLKSKCYNCHSATKKKGGLRLDTEAFIKKGGKNGSVLVAGNPAKSKLFTYLLLPEGDERHMPPKGKLQLTRQEIAIVQNWIRRGASFKEEIEVIEETNGGQTIAAMPLPPLLADTMESVAAAPEKPDLETTLLSTPVNAADQQILQKLKAQQVTLTKMATGSEYLSANFVNTRDFNPETVQSLKGIENQVVRLRLTGQPIQDKDVRHLAQFKNLTRLNLENTKITDSSLTLLAALPNLEHLNLYGTAVTDEGLGKLAASPNLKVVYLWQTKTTPEGVKRLLKARPDLKVETGTQQFVKPDTSKVLTNNSK; this is encoded by the coding sequence ATGTTTAATGTAGAGTCCATAGGGCGCCTTCATCCGCTGTTGGTACATCTTCCGATTGGCATTTTGCTCTTCGCAGCGGCGCTGATGGTCTTCGGACGGATCACGAAATCCGACCTGGGTGCAGCTGTTTCATTTGCCTGGGGTGCCGGAGCGCTGATGGCTTTTTTCTCTTGCGGGGCAGGATGGCTGCTGGCCCAATCGGGAGATTACGATGCAGATATGGTACAGGTCCACCAGTGGACCGGGCTGCTGACCGCCGCACTTGGAACGGTGACTTTTTTTACTAAAAAATACCGGTGGATACCAGCCTTTGCCACAGTGATCGTACTCAGTATCGCCGGGCATTATGGAGGAAACCTGACCCACGGGGAAGGTTATCTGTTTCCAAATGGGGAAGAAGCCTCGCAGGTGGAACAAGCTACTAAACCATTGGAAGAGCAGGTGGCGGCAGTCTCGGACTCGACAGGCAAGAAACTAGTACGTCGCACATTCGTTTACAGGGACCAGGTTGTCCCCGTTTTGAAAAGCAAATGTTACAACTGTCATTCGGCAACCAAAAAGAAAGGCGGGCTCCGGCTCGATACGGAAGCATTCATCAAAAAAGGTGGTAAGAACGGCAGTGTGCTGGTGGCGGGTAATCCTGCAAAAAGTAAGCTGTTCACCTATTTGCTACTGCCCGAAGGCGACGAACGGCATATGCCGCCCAAAGGTAAATTGCAGCTCACTCGGCAGGAAATCGCCATTGTACAAAACTGGATACGCAGGGGGGCATCATTCAAAGAGGAGATTGAGGTGATTGAGGAAACTAACGGCGGTCAAACGATTGCAGCCATGCCACTACCGCCATTACTTGCAGACACGATGGAAAGCGTTGCTGCTGCTCCCGAAAAGCCGGATTTGGAAACGACATTATTAAGCACGCCAGTGAATGCGGCAGACCAGCAAATTTTACAAAAACTAAAAGCTCAGCAGGTTACACTCACGAAAATGGCCACGGGCAGCGAGTATTTGTCAGCCAATTTTGTGAATACCAGAGATTTTAATCCGGAGACGGTGCAGTCACTGAAAGGCATCGAAAACCAGGTGGTACGGCTGCGGCTGACGGGCCAGCCGATACAGGATAAGGATGTGAGGCATTTGGCACAATTTAAAAACCTGACCAGGCTCAATCTGGAAAACACAAAAATCACAGACAGTTCGCTCACACTGCTGGCTGCATTGCCCAACCTGGAACATCTGAACCTGTACGGCACCGCCGTCACCGACGAGGGCCTGGGCAAACTGGCCGCCAGCCCAAACCTGAAAGTGGTGTATCTATGGCAAACGAAGACAACGCCGGAAGGTGTGAAGCGGCTTTTGAAAGCCAGGCCTGACCTTAAAGTGGAAACGGGTACCCAGCAGTTTGTAAAGCCGGATACCAGTAAAGTACTGACAAACAATAGTAAGTGA